The stretch of DNA CCGGCCTGGGGAAGTCGTAGCCGCAGCTGTCCCTGCTGCCCGGCCGATTGGCCTCAGGGCATGCCTGCCCAACGGCTGGATCATATCGCAACCTTAAAGGATGAAATTCAAAGCACCCGGATTTGAGGCGAAGAGATGATCAAACGCAATACTGTTCGACAAACAGCGCCATTTTCGATGGCTATTCTGCTACTTTGGTCGGCGCAGGTCGGTAAGGGCAGCGATTTTTCCGATCCCCGGGACACACACTACACGCTAAAACGGGCCATCGCCGTGGCCCTGGAACACAGTCCCGCCTTGCAGGAGGCGCAGCTCAGCCTGCGCATTGCAAACGGGCAGGTCAGGGAAGCCTGGAGCAACGTGCTGCCCCGCCTTTCAACGAAAGCATCCTATTCACGGAGCGTCATCAAACAGAGCTTTTTCTTCGGGGATACACTTATCACTATCGGTGCGGACAACCTCTGGGGCGTTGGAGTGACCCTGAGCCAGCCCCTGTTCAATATGGGAGCCTTCATCGGGTTAGGCGCCGCAAGTCGCGTGCGACAGCTGCAGACGGAACTGTTGCGCGGGACCACCCAGCAAGTGATCTCTCGTGTGCGCCAGGCTTATCTCACGGCACTCCTCAGTACCGAGGAAGTTCAGCTGACGGAGAAAAGTCTGCAACGAGTCCGCCTATCGCTAGAGGAATCCCGGGCTCTGAATCGGTCGGGTATGGTCGGTGACTACGATGTCCTGCGCCTGGAAGTGCAGGTGTCAAACTTGGAGTCGGACTACCACCGGGCGCGCATGGACGCAGCGACGGCTCGCCGCAACCTGCTGGTGGAGCTGGGACTTTCACCGAAATTGGACATTACACTTGAAGGTAGTCTCAACGATCTGGACCTTCAGGTAGCGGCTCGCAACACGCCTGGCAACCGGGTCCTACTGCGGCACGTTGGCCTGAGTGACGGTGATCCACTCCAGTTTCAGCAGGTGTACGAGCAG from Candidatus Neomarinimicrobiota bacterium encodes:
- a CDS encoding TolC family protein; the protein is MIKRNTVRQTAPFSMAILLLWSAQVGKGSDFSDPRDTHYTLKRAIAVALEHSPALQEAQLSLRIANGQVREAWSNVLPRLSTKASYSRSVIKQSFFFGDTLITIGADNLWGVGVTLSQPLFNMGAFIGLGAASRVRQLQTELLRGTTQQVISRVRQAYLTALLSTEEVQLTEKSLQRVRLSLEESRALNRSGMVGDYDVLRLEVQVSNLESDYHRARMDAATARRNLLVELGLSPKLDITLEGSLNDLDLQVAARNTPGNRVLLRHVGLSDGDPLQFQQVYEQALQDRSDLRQINISIALEEARLSAQRAEYFPTLSIFYNYNLTAQENGTLDFFGENPNQRTDFAVAGINVEVPLFTGFARNARMQQLRATVRRSEFRRQRQELEVESQLLTLLSNLADARLRAESHHRAVEQAGRGYEIATAHYRTGIGSQLQITDAEVALRQSEFNYSRTVFDYLTVRTRLEAAIGAVPVSVDELEGEGQYTYHDSSTQIRELVHR